ACACATTAGTGGCAAACTCCATCTCCTCGCTCCCCGTAGCCGCACCTCCAGGACACTGGATCGGAGCCGGAGGCTCAATGATCATGGAGTCTGACAAACAAACCGGAGCAGTTCGTAAACACTACATAGGGATCCTCACCATGCTCGACATACTCGCTCACATCGCCGGCGGAGAGAACCTCTCCGATCCCACCGATCTTGACCGCAAGATGGGTTCTCAGGTGTCTTCCATCATCGGCCATTGCCTCGAGGGGCTTAGTCTCTGGACGCTGAACCCTGGTACCACCTTGTTGGAGTGTATGGAAGTGTTTAGCAAAGGGATCCATCGAGCGCTTGTGCCGCTGGAGAGCAGCATAGAGAGCAGTAACACTATCTCGGGAGTTGAGTTGGTTGAGTCGTCCTCTGCTTACAGGATGCTTACTCAGATGGATCTCTTGCGTTTCCTTAGAGACCATCACTCTGATGACCTCAAGGATGTTCTGTCACGCTCTGTATCTGATCTCCGAGCTGTTAACGAGTCCGTTTACGCCGTCACTGAGAGTACCACTGTTGCCAATGCTATTAACTCTATGAAGTCTGCTCTGCTCAACGCTGTCCCTATCGTTCACGCCCCTGATGTAGCTGAAGAGGACCATCTTCAGCTCATCAACGTAAGCTATTCGATATGTAATTGATTATATGTAGCGTGTAATATTCAGTGTGTGTGTTTTGAGATTTGCAGGGGAGGCATAGGAAAGTGATCGGTACGTTTTCTGCAACGGATTTAAAGGCATGTCGTTTGCCTGAGCTTCAGACGTGGCTGCCGCTCTCTGCTCTGGAGTTCACGGAGAAAGCAGCTTCAGGGGAAGGGAGGGAGACGGTGAGCTGTACTGAAGAGGCGACTATGGAGGAAGCGATAGAGAAAGTGGTCACCAGAGGAGTGCACAGAGTGTGGGTTGTGAACCAGCAGGGTTTGCTTAAAGGAGTCGTCTCCCTTACCGATATCATACGCTCTTTAAGAGCTGCGCTTTTGTAATAAGATGATCTTGCTTTGTGTGTTTTCACCTCTTTAATCTTACAGCTGTTGTTTTGTAATATACATCTCGCTTTTGTGTGTTTTCACCTCTTTAATCTTTACTTTGCAATGTTCTCTTTGCTCAACATCGCATCCATCCAAGCACCGCGTG
The Raphanus sativus cultivar WK10039 chromosome 1, ASM80110v3, whole genome shotgun sequence DNA segment above includes these coding regions:
- the LOC130511103 gene encoding SNF1-related protein kinase regulatory subunit gamma-like PV42a; protein product: MQHEKSKEEDHSRLINITAKDLTARNRRLVEVPYTATLSHAMNTLVANSISSLPVAAPPGHWIGAGGSMIMESDKQTGAVRKHYIGILTMLDILAHIAGGENLSDPTDLDRKMGSQVSSIIGHCLEGLSLWTLNPGTTLLECMEVFSKGIHRALVPLESSIESSNTISGVELVESSSAYRMLTQMDLLRFLRDHHSDDLKDVLSRSVSDLRAVNESVYAVTESTTVANAINSMKSALLNAVPIVHAPDVAEEDHLQLINGRHRKVIGTFSATDLKACRLPELQTWLPLSALEFTEKAASGEGRETVSCTEEATMEEAIEKVVTRGVHRVWVVNQQGLLKGVVSLTDIIRSLRAALL